The following nucleotide sequence is from Gasterosteus aculeatus chromosome 5, fGasAcu3.hap1.1, whole genome shotgun sequence.
AGGTAGAAGAAAGTAAGAAAAACGGCAGAGGTGTACAATGTACAGACTGAACAACAatgaagatgtacaatacattcaattcctacgacacaaatcattcaaatattgagagtgataagccaggtgtacggcagggacaaccaccgtcagatataaCCAAGTCAATAAAGTCcctttatgatgacagtaatggtaatgtgattaatacaaatagtgatagcagcagcagtgctATGGCAGGAAGCAGGACCACAATCATAATTAATACAAAACtacgaggcgagaaagcacaaaaactcatAGAAGGAGCTGATTTAGTGACGTATCattaaaggagagagagaagctcagTGTGTCTATTATTGATGTGTTTTTAGTATTACTATTGGAACATTGCATTTTAAGACATTATCTTAAGGCTCTTTTGGTGGAGTTAtctgttaaaaaaaggtcaaagggcaTCAGCCACTGGTTGGCCATGTGCTTCAAAAAGTGAACCATGTCTTttgataaattatttaaatgtctGTTCTGCTTGTTCATGTTGCTCCATCAATCTTAATTTGAGCTGGTAAGAGTGTCCCTGTGCCTATATGACCACGCCTTGTCATTTTTCAGGTTATACATGCTTTTTTTATGCTTTGCCGAAGCATTCATCAAACATAACTGCTAATACATATTATTAGAATTGACAAAAAACGTCTTCATCTTCCAAGAAAGAGATAAACgttcatttaaatgtgaacaGCGAACCCATGAGCACATGCTGCTGTTTCCAGGCTGGTGTTGGAGTGGAACGCTCTAGGCATTTGGGACGAAGCCTTCTCGCTCTTTTGTGAGGGTTTGTCCTCCAACGGCGTACTGACGCAGCTGGACCTGCGCAACAATCAGATCGACCACCACGGAGCAGCCAAGCTCGCTCTGGCACTGAAACGCAACACCTCTGTTCAAGCACTGGGTGAGACGAGTCAAACCAAACGAGAACCCTCCACTCTTTGAGCTAATTGTGTTCTTCCGTGTGTATGGAGCCTTGGTTTCCTGCttaaagttttcttttgttttctgtctgaaCATCTTCAGCTGAGGTGTCAGTGGTTGGACAGGCCCTGTGCTGGGAGACCAAATATTTGACTGTCCCATAGAACAGTTGTGCCGTACTTTATAAGTGGGATGAACAATTTTGAAGAAAGAGGAACGAGAAGAAGTGTCAATGCAATCTAGCATTTCTGATAAGTGAACCTTATGTCACAGGTGGTTTTACATGCCATCAAACAACTCACGGCTCAACAGAGCAATTGCAGCATTTAATTCGAAATAATGTCGTTACTGATTTTTTTCACCACGGCACCAAACAGTTTTAAAATCAGTGTAGTCCCTCAAATGTTCTTAATGTTACTGTACCTTTTACTTTGTTCCAGCTGTCTAACGTGGTCGTCTGTGTTTACAGATCTGAGGTGGAACAACATCGGTCTGTTGGGTGGCAGGACTTTGCTGGAAGCTTTGCAGAAGAACAAGCGCATAATGCAGCTGGAGATGGCAGGGAACAACATACCTAGTGACACACTCAAAGCTcttggtatgtgtgtgtgtgcattcacagTCTGCATGGTTATGGCTACTATATTATAGTATAATATCGACTGTATTAGAATTAGTTATAATACCTCAATACGTACTGTCTGTGCTTGTAAACTGTGACTTGAATTTCAATAATTATTTCAATCGTTTCTGGGTCCACCGCTATGGACTCATCTTCCCCCATTTACCCCCCTCACTCATAACCCTTTCAGAACAAACCACTGGCCACAACTCAGACAGACAGTCCACCCTGAGGGACAGCCGCAGCAGGACCCAGGTCCTCAGCAAGGAGATTCAGTcattgaaggaggagaagggccgGCAGGTAACCTCACACTGAGGAAGGACATAACTGTGACGGAACAAGAACATGGAGGAAAGCTGTTTGAAGATTATTTGGTTAAATTGGTTTAGAGTCATGGTCCTCAGGTGATAAATTATTCTGACTTCAATGAACAACTGCCCTTTTCTCTTGCACCACCAGGTGGGTCACATTACATTTCAAGGCAACTATTTCTACAATAAAAGGGATGGATTGTCATACATTTGGTACTGATGCTCACGACCCAAGAAGATGAATCCTGGCTACTTTGATGATCCCAAATGGTTTTACTTCTTTGTGTCTAATTGATGGATTGGCCCACACGTCGATGGTCACCACAGGATCAACTCTACTGATTTAGATAATCCCAAGACCTTTCCTCTGTCAAATCCACATTTCCATCAGCCTCGGCTGTACCCGCTGTTGTGCTAATTATCTAATGACTGATTATATAGTATTAGCATGAAAAGATGATAAACTGCAAAGGTGGTAAACATCTCAGTAGCTAAGCatcagttttatttattataagcaTGTTGCTGACAGCAGAGAGAATGGCTTCCGATAGTGACCACGACATTGGTGCATGGTAACATCCAGGGAAATGACAACGTAATTCGTCTTAACTGGCAGAAAAACCACAAGGCTCTAATGAGGAcaaatcaaacttttttttcagcTGCATTTAAATCCTACAGGTGCTGTGTTTACGGCATTTGGCCCATCTTTGATTTGCACACAATTAAGGGTCATTGTCTACAAGGGAGGATTAAACAATTTCTGCAGGAAGACGTGAATAGGGCAGGGAAATTTGGGGAGATGCAAAGCTTTCCCTGGCGGTGTGCGGCTTAATCAGCATTGTGTGAGCTCTTTTGGCATTGGCTTAAATGTCACATACTCCAGTTTATTCAAAATAAGATTACAATAAGTTTCTGCTCCATCACTGTGTTTTCACCTAGATGGTCCCATGGATGAAATTTACGCAATCCAGCTTTAAGTACTACCAATTTAGGAACTGGTTTCTGATGATGActgtgcttgttcctcctcgCATATAGTTCCTTGGCCTGATGGAGACCATagacaggcagagggaggagatgggTCGCTCCAACGGGTGAGTGGAGGTGTGACTGTTTGAAGGGTGGCAGCACATCTACATCTGCATGTAACCTCAAACAATGATGAATACCCTTTGTCCTCATGTCATTAGGTCGACCTCCATTCAGATAGGCCAACTCCAGGAAGCTCTGAACGAGAGGAAGTCAGCTGTCAACTCGCTAACCGCCAAGTGGGCCTTTCATTTACCTTCATTCAATATCCCCAATACAAAGAGCTACACACAGCACAGTGTGTTGTATGTAGCAGAGGATGGTTCATCATGTAATTACATATCTTTCAGTGAGGGTAAAGGTTGTAAGAACTACATTATAAGAGGAATGTAAAAGTACGGTATAAATACAGCATCCAGGTACTGTGCCAATGATGTACGTCTACACGTGTTTCTTACTTTTCTATCAATCCATTAACATTTTACATCCTATGTCACTTGACACTTTTATGTTGATCAGAACTTGTTTTCATTCGAGTACTGCTTGAATCAATTGCAATACTCGACAAATGTTTTTGAACAAAGTCACTACAGATGACTAGATGAGTTATTGTGTGCGTTCATTCTTAATAATATATATGGATCCAAAATGTTTGACTGAATCCAAAGgatgtaaagaaataaaattaaaataaattacttCATCAGAGTACGGCATATACCAGTATGTGTCGTGCTGCAGGTACTGAAGGACACGTTGATACGACAAAAAACAGCTGCTGACAGGAGCTGCTCTAAGAATCTTTTTTACAGATACATTATTATGAGGGGGGGTTTAAAACCTTCCTGCACAAAACACAgtagatttttatattttttaatacaaatttgAACACATCAAATTAGACTAGCACATTCCTTGATTGGTGCTACTTTGCTCTTTGCAGCTGGGTAATGTTTTATTCAGAAACATTTGCCTATTATCAGTGTTAAGTCTAAAGGCAATCTGTTTCTATTGTTCAAAAAGGAGTCACATTTCCAATGCAGGCGGTGAATGAATAATGACCCTTTTAATACTACGGTTGAAGtacactgaaaataaaatgacgTGGCACAAATTTCCGGCCTACTATAGTCATACAAGCAATACAAGCAAAAGTCCCTGTTGTACCAGATGCACATTAAGTCCTCTCCTCTCAATCAATGTGCTGCTCATTTTGCAGACTTCAGATGACAGAGGCTGCCCTCGCCCTCTCCGAGCAGAAAAACCACAATATGGGAGAGCTGCTGACGCGAGTGAAGAGTGAGAAAGAAGAACAGAGGGAACGACAAAGCAGGGCGACGAAAAAAGAGCAAGAGGTACGGACAGACGGGACGAGAGACAACACCGCAAGAAAACCCTTGTTTCACCTCAAATGTGATGTGTACTGGAAACATGATTCACATTTATTACTACTGTAGGTAGATCTCACATGCGCAACTAGATTAGTTGCTACTACATTAGatgagaagaaataaaaagatgttTTAATTCCCttcattttctagttattcaaTTCACACATTGACTTAAACTACCGGATGTAACTCATGTGTCCTTCCTGTAGGACAGTGCACTCAGAGAAGGTAAACTCCTTAGAGAGATCCAAAACCTTACAGAAACCAACGGCCAACTCAAGAATAAAGTAAGTCtgtggaacacacacagacatgggcCAGCACTGCATTATGAGCACTATTGTATTGGAgcggttgtgtgcgtgtgtcttaggtggaggagctggagcgcAGGTGTAAGTCTCAGCAGCAACAGATCTTCGAGCTGAAGCAGGAGCTGACCAACAGCACGGCAGAGCTCAAGCTGCAACTAGCGCAGGCAGAaggtagaacacacacacacacagcacaaagaCATAAAGAGAATGTATTTTCCTACACACAACCCAGCAGATGTCCTGTATGTCCCCCTCTAACAGACCGTCTGGAGATAGAGAAGAGAAGGTCCAAGCAAGCTCTGCAAGACATGGACAGTCTCCGCCAGAAGGAGGTGCTCTCATGTCTTTAAACATACTGTATACTAGATATACTCctgttcatttatatttcatacATACTAAATCATTACTAAAAACTAAATTATAATACATATAAATGACATGAATGCTGAAGGTTCTAATTTGTAACAGGTGGAGCACGTGAATCGACATCTGGAAGATAGCGAGAGGGCTCTGCAGGAACGCATCTTCAGAGTGGAAGGACAGCGGATACAGCTGGAAGAGGTCAGAATTTATAGTATACATgtgtaaaacacaaataacacacaacttattgcatttatttatcagCTATCATGGCGTTACAGCGTAGTCAAACATAGCACTGCCAGACATCCAGAACCAATTTTAAAAGACACAacgtaaagcagtgttttgttttattcaagcTTGTCCCTTCCCGGGAAATGGAATCGCTTATGGAAATACCACGTTGAGACGCCAGGAACTattttcccccatttgtttcTGTTGCCGTTGGAGATTGTTGATTGACTGCTCACCAAAACACCAATCTATTGGAGCAAATGAAATAATACTGTAGGATGTCTATTGTTACCATTAAACTGAACTATAAAACAAATCCACTATCAGAGGCCCTTCACGGCGATAGCAGTACACTCTGGCACATGCGCAAATTCAACCTTTGCATATTTTGTGAGAAGCAGATGAGGTTTAGTGCCAGAGACCAATGGGAGGCTGTCTTTATTGTTTTCCCTATCTGTATCTTTCCTGGCAGTTCAGTTATTCAAATCCCCAATTTTAAAGCTGGGAATCTCCAGTCCACCTGTGTTCCTTCTCATGTCTGTTTGTTGTAGGAGCTGAGTAAAGCTAAAGCTGCGTGTGTGATGGAGAGGACCCAGGCAGAAGAGGAGCTAGGAAAGGTGCGAGCTCAAGCGCGTCTGGAGGAGGTGGGTTTAAAAAATCAGCACCCTTGATCATTAACGTGCAGTTATAGAGGTTTTTTGAGCACAATCAAATCCTCAGTAGTCAAATCCAGTATTGAATGTTTACCCTTCAAGATATGCAAGTAAATAGGACTAGCCTAGATCCAACACAAAACCTTGTCCACACCTTTTCTTTTGGCTATATATGACAtaatatcaaatatatatttgatatattatATCAAATATAGTTAATCAAATGCATCTGATCAATCAATGATCAGTCAATGAACGCCTGCAGCCTGTTGTACTTAATCAGCCATTGTCTTCACTCTCCTGATACAAAACTATGCACTCAGAATCTCCATCATCCTTATGTTGGTTCTTCCTGTGAGCAGCAGGAGCATGTGTCGACCTTGGAGGAGAAGCTTCGCTCCGTGCGTTCCCTCCAACAGGAGACTCAGCTCCACTGCTCCCAGCAGAAACAGACCATCTCTGAGCTGCAGGCCAAGAACAGCCAGCAGAGCATGGAGATAAACGGACTGCGGCGCAGGACAGAGGAGCTCCAGCAGGTGAGGATCCACCTGTCTGTAAGAAGGAGGAAACCGTTACAATCATTCctcacattcttggtcattaccttactcggTGACTTGCACAGATTGGCGATCGACCGGTCGATTGTAATCAGCCTACCCCTGAGCCAGATATTATGTCCGTCTAAAGAGATGGAATTGTCAGTCACCTAAAGTTGAGGGGATAAAATGATTGGGACTTTTGTATGAAGGCAAATGAATGGAAAGGATTGGAATGTTGTTGCAGGAGCTGTCGGGGAAGGACCAGGAGAAGGTGGCCGAAGTAAGCCGTGTGAgggtggagctgcaggagcagaTTGGACATTTACATGCTGAGAGAACCGCTCAGGGGGGCCTCAAAGAGAAGATCAGTGCTCTGGAGAGAGAGATTAAAGGTGCaccactcttttttttgtttgttattttctcatctttttatacaagtatttttacattttaccaagttatattctattctatatGCCTATCTCACGTCCGTCAGCCGCAAATCAGGTCTCGGACGCAGACTCGTCGGTTTCCTAAACAGGAACTACTTTATCCAAGCGAAATATCAAAAATGCTTAGGGGAAAAAACAGGAACCAAGACATAATTTGAAACAGGAAACCACCATCGACAATGAACCTACAAAACGTTGAGCGACACacctggtttaaatacactgggaaagAGCAGGGGATTGGACGCATGAGTAAACAATCAGGGAGATGGCAGAAAATCACAATCAcagggaaaacacaccagggcaggaagtgaagttaatccaaggacacgagaggcaggaaactacaaaataaaacaggaaatgaaccCACAGAGTAACTGTGTGTGGATAATTTACTCTGGTTGTAATATGTGCAGAAATATTAAAGCAAACTAGATTTAGCTAGATCACCCAGTCAAATGCATTGCAATACAAtgcaatatttcatatttcacgAGATTGTAGATTTGAAAATGAACTATTTTCTGTAGTACGGTCTTTCATACCATTTCTCCCTCTGTGGCTCGCTCTCCTGCAGCGCTGGGCAGTAACCACAGAGAGGTGCTGCTCGACAAAGAGAGCGAAATGTCGTCTATGCAGGAGAAGCTGCGGCTAAAAGAGGCAGAGATCCAGAGGATGAGGGAGGACGAAGCCCACAGAGCCAGCTACCTTCAGAGTGCCATCCTCACATACGTCCAGGGCTCTCCTCTGGGACACTACAGCAGCTCCAAGAAATAACCGCTTATCCCCCCAGAACACTCACTCCATTCCTGCACAGGTCAGGACTGTCTGAAGAAAAATCTTGATTGCCTGAAGTCTGAGGGAAGATACCTCAACACACTCTGCAGTTACAATCAAAAAATGAGAGGTCAAAGAAGTCATTCATGGGCCCAAGAAGATAGATATGACATGTAAATTATAATTTGATGCGGTTTTTAGATCTTTGGATAACTTTAGCACATTAATGCTCTTGCAGGAACGGACAACCCTAAGATATTTCCTCTATTGCCTTAAGTCAAAACTAAATTTTGACTCCCCCTTACCGGTGTAGTAATGAACACTTTGGCCTCTACACCGTCACATCTGTCTGGCTCAGACACACAACGAAAAGCCGATTCACAAAATGACTGTTTCTATGAAAAACATTAGGAATAAAGTCCAACTTAAACTCCGGACGTagtcttttaaaatgtaaattgcaATTTTTTATCTCAATATATCAgatatttgattaaatatttgtgttttatattctcaggtgtgtttttaacattttgccgATTTTGAACAGATGTGTTTTGTTGATGCGCTTGtttctgaaataaatataatgattTACGTGTGTGGATGATTGGCAGTTGATCGGAATTAGTTTGTTAGTCTACTCAACAGATGAACATTTAGGGTGTTGTGTGTTAGTTGGGCTGGGTTGGTGTATGAGGTCACTGGGTCTTGAAATTACTGCCAAGGATCCTTAACTGTGTACTTACATGCATACGCATGAAGTCTATGAAAGTCACTGTGGAGGAAACGTCATCTTTCTAACTTTTCTAACTGTTTCTCAAGGCATCACTGATCAAGTGTATCGGTCTGGTGGTGTAACATACCATGCGTATTTCCACATACTTTTGGGATTCCTAACATTGTTTAGGTATTcgatatattttgttttttagcagcatgacatttattaaattataCTCATTTACAGTTCTGGTCTAACAACTGTTCAGCATGTGGTTTTATTAGTAGTAAAAGTAGTGGTGGTGGTTGTAGTAACGTTAAATAAGCTAGTAGTCTAGTAGCCAGTAGGGGGGCGAACCGTGGCCCATGGAGTAGGGACGGTGCGCCGGTAACCCGATTGATGGTTCgaatcccggctgctccatgtccctgagcaagacgcccaACTGCTCCGCGcgcctttacggcagcacactgctccctcTGTGTAGGGCGGGTtgaatgcagagaacaattccCCTATGGGATTAATAAAGAATAACTACTTTCTTCTTCTAGTATTCTAGTCCAGTGACGGCTAGTATCGGCAGTAGTAACTGGACGTCTGCTAGTAGGCCGAGTAGCATTGTAGGCTAACGTTATAGTGGTAGCATTGTTGTATCGTAGTATAACCATTGTAAACGagtggtagtagtagttgtGTAGATTAATAGTAGTAATACTGCCGTGGGCTAGTAGTAACGTGCTCGGTTGAATCATTTCGAGGGAGAAGGAAGTAAGAAACGTCGATCGTCGTCCCGTCTGCTCCGTGCTCTGGCCCTTTAAAAACGCTCGCTACTTTCCGGATTTGCTCGGCACTGCTCGTCATCGACCTCTTTCACTGCGGCTCCCATCGCCGAGCGGACTGGCCCGCTTCTCTCATCCGAGACCTCAGCGCAGACCGTCGGATCTATTCAATCAACAACGCCGGCTCCCTGAAAGCCTCCAACTCCTGTAGAAATGCAGGCTATCAAGTGTGTGGTGGTGGGCGACGGGTGAGTGCACGCTCACGCGAACACAACGCCAGCGCATTTTCTCGTGTGTTATTCGGCGAAGCGTCCGCGGATGGGTTGTGATGGGAGGATGCTATGTGGGTAAAGGGGCGAGGGCTCACCGACCGGTCGGTCGCCCGGTCTCCTGCGGTCGGCTCCGTAATGGTGGATTGATAACCGCGGTTAACGTTAGGTGCTCTGT
It contains:
- the lrrc45 gene encoding leucine-rich repeat-containing protein 45, with amino-acid sequence MEDFRRTYLRLCKEGGVEPQDSVVAQLQESRATQGSRLDLSGQSLSADTCSVLARALQKDAVFTEVLLSDCMLSEEGAKVLLSGLFDNTTVKVLDLKGNNLRSTGAEVLGKLLARNKILHRLVLEWNALGIWDEAFSLFCEGLSSNGVLTQLDLRNNQIDHHGAAKLALALKRNTSVQALDLRWNNIGLLGGRTLLEALQKNKRIMQLEMAGNNIPSDTLKALEQTTGHNSDRQSTLRDSRSRTQVLSKEIQSLKEEKGRQFLGLMETIDRQREEMGRSNGSTSIQIGQLQEALNERKSAVNSLTAKLQMTEAALALSEQKNHNMGELLTRVKSEKEEQRERQSRATKKEQEDSALREGKLLREIQNLTETNGQLKNKVEELERRCKSQQQQIFELKQELTNSTAELKLQLAQAEDRLEIEKRRSKQALQDMDSLRQKEVEHVNRHLEDSERALQERIFRVEGQRIQLEEELSKAKAACVMERTQAEEELGKVRAQARLEEQEHVSTLEEKLRSVRSLQQETQLHCSQQKQTISELQAKNSQQSMEINGLRRRTEELQQELSGKDQEKVAEVSRVRVELQEQIGHLHAERTAQGGLKEKISALEREIKALGSNHREVLLDKESEMSSMQEKLRLKEAEIQRMREDEAHRASYLQSAILTYVQGSPLGHYSSSKK